The Pelorhabdus rhamnosifermentans genome includes a region encoding these proteins:
- a CDS encoding homocitrate synthase/isopropylmalate synthase family protein, with translation MDKTLQVAMNQKIPGKQLQALHHILQQLGLLQFDVDVMNWHSYLKREKITLDMQNVRGCVPVEKAAVHLAHELGFYHVCLNYVHVPQQASAITLHTVLAEAERLQLIVDWHIVNLSELARTEIVELLSILEKFAVHGLVCGDRGNCLEPFSTRRLVGILRDCVACELEFEGNNGLGLAVGNTLGAVLAGALKFAVAVGGVGKVAAFEEVLFGLRDLLHLPLEVPCLLAQKCHEVWALMGLQLPETKPIIGENIFSHESGIHVDGVNKCPELYEAFRPETVGLSRHIVIGKHSGSSAVRRQLELLQLCADDQMVAKVLMKVRSQAVSQKSSLSLQQLKCIYDEVRHERQNS, from the coding sequence ATGGATAAAACATTGCAGGTTGCTATGAATCAAAAAATTCCAGGTAAGCAATTGCAGGCGTTACACCATATTCTCCAACAACTGGGATTGCTCCAGTTTGATGTAGATGTCATGAACTGGCACAGCTATCTGAAGCGTGAAAAAATCACCCTGGATATGCAAAATGTGCGTGGGTGCGTACCTGTTGAAAAGGCGGCTGTTCATTTGGCTCATGAGTTAGGTTTTTATCATGTTTGCCTGAATTATGTTCATGTGCCGCAACAGGCATCAGCGATTACATTGCATACGGTCCTGGCAGAAGCAGAGCGGCTGCAGTTGATTGTTGATTGGCATATTGTCAATTTATCGGAATTAGCAAGAACTGAAATAGTCGAACTGTTGTCCATACTCGAAAAATTTGCGGTGCACGGCTTGGTTTGCGGTGATCGTGGCAATTGTTTAGAACCTTTTTCTACCCGGCGTTTAGTAGGAATCCTTCGTGATTGCGTAGCTTGTGAGCTTGAATTTGAGGGAAATAACGGTTTAGGGCTGGCTGTGGGGAACACGCTGGGCGCCGTGTTGGCAGGTGCATTAAAATTTGCTGTCGCTGTTGGCGGGGTCGGTAAAGTGGCCGCATTTGAAGAAGTATTGTTTGGTCTGCGTGATTTATTGCATCTACCGCTGGAAGTGCCTTGTTTGTTGGCTCAAAAGTGTCATGAGGTATGGGCTCTTATGGGATTACAGCTGCCGGAGACAAAACCGATTATTGGTGAGAATATTTTTTCCCATGAATCGGGCATTCACGTCGATGGAGTCAATAAATGTCCGGAACTCTATGAAGCTTTTCGTCCGGAAACAGTAGGGTTATCCCGGCATATTGTTATTGGAAAACACTCTGGAAGCAGTGCAGTCCGCCGGCAGTTGGAGCTGCTGCAGCTTTGTGCTGATGATCAAATGGTCGCAAAGGTGCTTATGAAAGTACGTAGTCAGGCTGTTAGCCAGAAATCGTCTTTATCGTTGCAGCAACTCAAGTGCATTTATGATGAGGTGCGCCATGAACGTCAAAATAGTTGA
- a CDS encoding CAP domain-containing protein translates to MNHFSANKILKSFCFGLLTVSVFTTSLGMPAAEVAHAASVTADNAPQVNNSKAGYVVLALGLLAMLSGGHSGAKASSAPAAATAASGSVTSSTSPSSSSSQTSSASTGNVAADEQKAVNLMNADRSAQGLANLKVDSRLTSLAEKYAQDMVNRNFFSHTNPEGQSPFDRMKQAGISYSAAGENIAVNQNVAAAETAFMNSAGHRANILNTAYTNVGIGVAYKNGQVYVVQEFIKP, encoded by the coding sequence ATGAATCATTTTTCTGCTAATAAAATTTTAAAAAGTTTTTGCTTCGGTTTATTGACTGTTTCTGTCTTTACCACTTCGCTGGGTATGCCAGCAGCTGAAGTGGCTCATGCGGCTTCAGTTACTGCGGATAATGCACCTCAAGTAAACAATAGTAAGGCAGGTTATGTAGTGCTTGCCTTAGGGCTCTTGGCTATGCTCAGTGGGGGGCATAGTGGTGCGAAGGCGTCTTCGGCACCTGCTGCTGCAACAGCAGCGAGCGGGTCGGTGACTTCCTCTACAAGTCCCAGTTCTTCATCAAGTCAGACTTCTTCGGCTTCAACAGGAAATGTGGCGGCTGATGAACAAAAAGCGGTTAATTTAATGAATGCTGATCGGAGCGCCCAAGGGCTCGCCAACCTAAAAGTAGATTCACGGCTGACTTCTTTGGCTGAAAAGTATGCTCAGGATATGGTGAATCGCAACTTCTTTTCGCATACCAACCCTGAAGGGCAGTCTCCTTTTGATCGTATGAAACAAGCAGGCATTTCTTATAGTGCGGCAGGCGAAAATATTGCCGTTAATCAAAACGTGGCAGCCGCTGAAACGGCTTTTATGAATAGTGCCGGTCATCGTGCCAATATCTTAAATACGGCTTATACAAATGTGGGTATTGGTGTTGCTTATAAAAATGGACAAGTTTATGTTGTTCAAGAATTTATTAAACCCTAG
- the yabG gene encoding sporulation peptidase YabG: MTIAVGDLVVRKSHGGDIVFKITDIYLDEAKQTHCVLKGLYMRLMADAPIDDVERIDAEHLRNEIIHMEENIQDGLHQILLRRGVEQEKTSHFLLRGDRKKYSFFNLPGKVLHVDGDEEYLKMCLKTYRQLNMEAVGEWIAETDQPGRVIDIIKKHRPDILILTGHDALTGNGKKDFSNMDSYRNSKYFVQSVINARNFCSSRDDLVIFAGACQSYFEAIIAAGANFASSPMRIFIHAYDPVFIAEKVAFTSINQAIDLNDTITAAVTGVEGVGGIETRGKFRLGLPKTPY; encoded by the coding sequence GTGACTATTGCAGTAGGTGATCTTGTTGTTCGCAAATCTCATGGCGGAGATATCGTGTTTAAAATAACGGATATTTATTTAGACGAAGCGAAACAAACTCATTGTGTGCTGAAAGGGCTGTATATGAGGCTCATGGCAGATGCGCCTATTGATGATGTCGAACGGATTGATGCCGAGCATTTGCGCAATGAAATCATTCATATGGAAGAAAATATCCAAGATGGGTTGCATCAGATTCTGCTCAGGCGTGGTGTAGAGCAGGAAAAAACTTCGCATTTCTTACTTAGAGGGGATCGAAAAAAGTATAGTTTTTTTAATTTACCTGGCAAGGTCCTTCATGTGGACGGTGACGAAGAGTATTTAAAAATGTGTTTGAAAACCTATCGCCAGCTGAATATGGAAGCAGTTGGCGAATGGATCGCTGAGACGGATCAGCCAGGCCGAGTGATCGATATTATAAAAAAACACCGACCAGATATTTTAATATTGACAGGACATGATGCTTTAACTGGCAACGGAAAAAAAGATTTTAGCAATATGGACAGTTATCGTAATTCGAAATATTTTGTGCAGTCTGTAATCAATGCCAGAAACTTTTGTTCTTCGCGCGATGACCTCGTGATTTTTGCTGGGGCCTGCCAGTCTTATTTTGAGGCGATTATTGCTGCTGGAGCTAATTTTGCCAGCTCCCCAATGCGGATTTTTATTCATGCTTATGATCCGGTCTTTATTGCAGAAAAGGTGGCGTTTACTTCCATTAACCAAGCGATTGATTTGAATGATACTATTACAGCTGCTGTGACGGGCGTTGAAGGCGTAGGTGGTATTGAAACGCGTGGCAAGTTTCGGTTAGGATTGCCGAAAACCCCCTACTAA
- a CDS encoding PAS domain S-box protein: protein MQINKYTSRMKMCRRNSLQNTTEICFQQIFLHSPVVWLLVDPKTNDIIAVNAAANKFYGYSTDELKAMKTIEISISPIEKFKTGRIRLDNFIQKPKYCQHKLKNGHVKDVAVYSSPFKTGEKILLSLIVIDITLRREAEKKLQTSYEIKRRADVFNDILNGIRGGDEETLAYINNIGLNFSQPFFCSVIQLEKTVDYHLHHKNRSETIEEDIKYELIDKLNDTKGCITWGRRSSIGVLYQINPSDQGNNFTEKTLAQLLQKKIHKYHPDITIRIGIGENQQGIRGFTKSFQQALEAIQVSQYDSERNKNIVHFRDLGILQLLIKPSEKERTTEFIEKTIGKLIRYDHEKGTDYLDTLAVILQKSNLKETAKVLFLHYNTVIFRKQRIEKILGISINEFETKLTLATAIKLYKLNLIK from the coding sequence ATGCAGATAAATAAGTATACTAGCAGAATGAAAATGTGTAGACGGAATTCATTACAAAATACTACTGAAATATGTTTTCAGCAAATATTTCTTCATAGTCCTGTCGTTTGGCTGCTTGTTGATCCTAAAACGAACGATATCATAGCAGTCAATGCAGCAGCAAATAAATTCTATGGATATTCAACAGATGAATTAAAAGCCATGAAAACAATTGAAATTTCTATATCTCCAATCGAAAAATTCAAAACGGGTAGAATTCGATTAGACAATTTTATTCAGAAACCGAAATACTGCCAACATAAGCTTAAAAATGGGCACGTCAAAGATGTAGCAGTATATTCTAGTCCTTTCAAAACAGGTGAGAAAATATTGCTTTCTCTTATTGTTATTGATATCACGTTGAGGAGAGAGGCTGAAAAAAAGCTCCAAACATCTTATGAAATAAAACGCCGAGCTGACGTCTTCAATGACATTCTTAATGGAATAAGGGGAGGAGATGAAGAAACACTCGCTTATATCAATAACATAGGACTTAATTTCTCTCAACCATTTTTTTGTTCGGTAATCCAGCTTGAAAAAACCGTTGATTATCATTTACACCATAAAAACAGATCTGAAACCATAGAGGAAGATATCAAATATGAACTCATCGATAAACTAAATGACACAAAAGGGTGTATTACTTGGGGGCGGCGTAGTAGCATCGGTGTTCTATATCAAATAAACCCTTCTGATCAAGGAAATAATTTTACAGAAAAGACATTGGCACAACTCTTACAAAAAAAGATTCATAAGTATCATCCTGACATAACGATTCGAATAGGTATTGGGGAGAACCAACAAGGAATAAGGGGCTTTACAAAAAGTTTTCAGCAGGCCCTGGAAGCAATTCAAGTTTCGCAGTACGACTCGGAGCGCAATAAGAACATTGTCCACTTTCGAGATTTGGGTATTTTACAACTGCTTATAAAACCAAGCGAAAAAGAACGTACAACTGAATTTATTGAAAAAACAATTGGTAAACTTATTCGCTATGATCATGAAAAAGGCACCGACTATTTGGACACACTTGCCGTAATTTTACAAAAGTCCAACTTGAAAGAAACAGCCAAAGTACTATTTCTTCACTATAATACCGTCATCTTCCGCAAACAACGAATTGAAAAAATTCTGGGAATATCTATCAACGAATTTGAAACAAAATTAACCCTTGCAACAGCAATAAAATTGTACAAACTAAACTTAATAAAATAA
- a CDS encoding methyl-accepting chemotaxis protein, whose amino-acid sequence MEVNNLHVHMKELEFVKAYFNIVLTAFEDGASFFITTLDKVTYIENHKFEIPGLQVDGGFSKSGPSAQAIQARKVVSARIPRNVYGVRLFTYSGPIWNENDTEIIGAWALTIPRQHKIVNAFESFAPVVADLLPEGGFMWITDKEKFLKRQPSQKFDMLELQVGNPLRAGSTPDEAIKQKKLVTEDIDESVYGYPVIAASYPLMDEETGEAVGAFGISLPRKLADDLKHIASSLDEGLTGVATAIEQITAATNNVSDNQQQLHGEIGKSKELLDKINDVMNFIKEIADETKMLGLNAAIEAARVGEAGLGFGVVAEEIRKLSADSKNTVVQIKELTKEINKSMNETAEASESTLAVVEETAAATQEVNASIEEMTALAQKLSHTAADL is encoded by the coding sequence ATGGAAGTAAATAATTTACATGTACACATGAAAGAATTAGAATTTGTGAAAGCTTATTTTAATATTGTTCTGACAGCCTTCGAAGATGGAGCTAGCTTCTTCATTACTACCCTTGATAAAGTCACCTACATTGAAAATCATAAGTTTGAAATACCCGGTCTACAAGTAGACGGGGGATTTAGTAAAAGCGGACCTTCTGCCCAAGCCATCCAAGCTAGAAAAGTGGTATCCGCACGCATCCCAAGAAATGTATATGGCGTTAGATTATTCACCTATAGCGGACCTATCTGGAATGAAAACGATACGGAAATCATCGGTGCATGGGCACTCACCATTCCACGTCAACATAAAATTGTAAATGCTTTTGAATCTTTTGCTCCCGTCGTAGCTGACCTATTACCCGAAGGTGGCTTCATGTGGATAACGGATAAAGAAAAATTCCTTAAGCGGCAACCTTCTCAAAAATTCGACATGCTCGAACTACAGGTTGGAAACCCCTTAAGAGCGGGCAGCACTCCCGATGAGGCTATTAAGCAAAAAAAGCTGGTTACTGAAGATATTGATGAATCTGTCTATGGTTACCCCGTGATTGCAGCCTCCTACCCCCTGATGGATGAAGAAACAGGCGAAGCTGTTGGTGCTTTTGGAATATCTTTACCGCGGAAATTAGCGGATGATCTCAAGCATATTGCAAGCTCCTTAGACGAAGGACTTACCGGCGTAGCCACTGCAATAGAACAAATTACTGCCGCTACAAACAACGTGAGTGACAATCAGCAACAACTTCATGGCGAAATTGGAAAGTCAAAAGAACTCTTAGACAAAATAAACGACGTAATGAACTTTATTAAAGAAATTGCTGATGAAACAAAAATGCTGGGCCTCAACGCAGCTATCGAAGCAGCTAGAGTTGGCGAAGCAGGCTTGGGATTTGGCGTAGTCGCCGAGGAAATCAGAAAGTTGTCGGCAGACTCTAAGAATACGGTTGTACAAATTAAAGAATTGACTAAAGAAATCAATAAATCAATGAATGAAACCGCAGAGGCCTCGGAGTCTACATTAGCAGTAGTGGAAGAAACTGCTGCAGCAACACAAGAAGTGAATGCCAGTATCGAAGAAATGACTGCACTGGCTCAAAAACTGTCACACACTGCTGCCGATTTATAA
- a CDS encoding 3D domain-containing protein: MSDAKPVFSAKGRKRLAIFLVLIITSLLATGFVWATKKVNITVDDKELTIITYYSNAKDVLAQAGLTIGPSDEVRMSTEKLVNGTHIQVYRAIPLWITYQGKTTQIVSGQPTVGEAIAAMGISADNIELTPDASTPVVPNMNIRAVVLTEKLVNEQVEDPIPVVHQSDANLEKGVEQMTSEGKAGTKQITVKKYFADGQEVKSEIVGETVLVPAQPQVIQVGSRETVQTSRGNMRFRRIAYMEATAYHPNDGSGSGITATGVRARYGIVAVDPDVIPLGTRLYIPGYGLALAADTGGAIVGDKIDLCMEDYDEAYAFGRRTMKVYILGD; encoded by the coding sequence ATGAGTGATGCAAAGCCCGTATTTTCCGCAAAAGGGCGCAAAAGATTGGCCATTTTTCTTGTGCTAATCATCACATCACTATTGGCAACTGGGTTTGTGTGGGCAACGAAAAAAGTTAACATTACAGTCGATGATAAAGAGCTAACTATTATAACTTATTATTCCAATGCAAAGGATGTGCTCGCGCAAGCTGGCTTGACAATCGGGCCAAGTGATGAGGTTCGAATGTCAACAGAAAAGCTGGTAAACGGTACGCACATTCAGGTCTATCGTGCCATACCACTATGGATAACTTATCAAGGAAAAACTACCCAGATTGTTTCAGGTCAGCCAACTGTGGGTGAAGCTATCGCTGCTATGGGGATTTCGGCAGACAATATTGAGCTGACTCCCGATGCAAGTACACCTGTAGTGCCGAATATGAATATTCGAGCAGTTGTCTTAACTGAAAAGCTTGTTAATGAACAGGTCGAGGATCCCATTCCTGTTGTTCATCAAAGCGATGCCAATTTAGAAAAAGGTGTCGAACAAATGACTAGTGAGGGAAAAGCAGGGACCAAACAGATTACCGTAAAAAAATATTTTGCTGATGGTCAAGAGGTAAAATCGGAAATTGTTGGTGAAACCGTATTAGTACCTGCTCAGCCGCAGGTGATTCAAGTTGGAAGTCGCGAGACAGTGCAAACATCACGGGGCAATATGCGCTTTCGGCGTATTGCATATATGGAAGCGACGGCTTACCACCCCAACGACGGCTCCGGTTCTGGTATTACGGCAACCGGGGTTCGTGCCCGCTACGGCATTGTGGCTGTAGATCCTGATGTTATTCCGCTAGGAACGCGTCTTTACATACCTGGTTACGGCTTAGCTTTGGCAGCGGATACTGGTGGAGCTATTGTGGGTGACAAAATTGATTTGTGCATGGAAGATTACGATGAGGCTTATGCTTTTGGCCGACGTACTATGAAAGTCTATATATTAGGTGATTAG
- a CDS encoding chemotaxis protein CheW: MAKESIKLVVFTLENNKIIYEYGIPIEQVHEITRQGKTLAMPGMPDFVEGIMNLRSNVIPIIDLKKRFGLGTTVEKDTTRIMVINIDNKKCGIVVDDVLEIIPIASEEMEDAPTVTGGISSNYILGIGKVENRLIIALDMNKILTGKEEKELKNVV, translated from the coding sequence ATGGCAAAAGAGAGCATAAAATTAGTCGTCTTTACGCTGGAAAACAACAAAATAATTTATGAATACGGAATTCCAATAGAACAAGTTCACGAAATAACTCGCCAGGGGAAAACCCTAGCCATGCCTGGAATGCCGGATTTTGTTGAGGGAATCATGAACTTACGCAGCAATGTCATTCCAATTATTGATTTAAAAAAACGTTTTGGCCTAGGGACTACTGTCGAGAAAGATACCACCCGAATCATGGTGATAAACATTGATAATAAGAAGTGCGGAATTGTTGTTGATGATGTACTGGAAATTATCCCCATTGCATCAGAAGAAATGGAAGACGCCCCTACTGTCACGGGTGGAATAAGCTCCAACTATATCTTAGGCATTGGAAAAGTAGAGAATCGACTGATTATTGCACTTGATATGAACAAAATTTTAACAGGAAAAGAAGAAAAAGAATTAAAAAATGTCGTGTAA
- a CDS encoding homocitrate synthase, which produces MNVKIVDTTLRDGEQMAGVVFQAEEKLAIARALSDAGVYAVEAGTPAMGEEECKALKMILAAQLPVQVIAWNRAKREDILASVQCGFTMVHISVPISDLHISYKLKRSREWVLQNLVDSVLFARDLGCRVVVGTEDTSRADPKFFLQVANTVAKLGVERIRYSDTVGCMEPFAVYRIMSRLVNSCVLPVEMHVHNDYGLATANTLAAVQAGVRLVSVTVTGMGERAGNASLEEVVLALHSLYGYETGIERAKMPLLTEQVRQIKK; this is translated from the coding sequence ATGAACGTCAAAATAGTTGACACAACTTTAAGAGATGGTGAACAGATGGCTGGGGTGGTTTTTCAAGCTGAGGAAAAGCTAGCTATCGCCCGTGCACTTTCGGATGCGGGGGTGTATGCTGTTGAAGCGGGTACTCCTGCAATGGGGGAAGAAGAATGTAAGGCGCTAAAAATGATTCTGGCGGCACAGTTGCCAGTGCAAGTCATTGCTTGGAATCGCGCCAAGCGGGAGGACATTTTGGCTTCGGTGCAATGTGGATTTACAATGGTTCATATTTCTGTACCCATATCTGATTTGCATATTAGTTATAAGCTGAAACGGAGCCGTGAGTGGGTCTTGCAGAATTTGGTCGATTCCGTCTTGTTTGCACGCGATTTAGGTTGCCGAGTTGTTGTGGGGACGGAAGATACTTCGCGAGCTGATCCTAAATTTTTTTTACAAGTGGCTAACACGGTGGCCAAACTAGGCGTCGAACGCATTCGTTATTCTGATACGGTGGGGTGTATGGAACCTTTTGCTGTATATCGCATCATGAGTCGGCTTGTCAACTCTTGTGTTTTGCCCGTTGAAATGCATGTCCATAATGATTACGGTTTGGCGACGGCAAACACTCTGGCGGCTGTTCAGGCGGGTGTTCGGTTGGTGAGTGTGACTGTTACAGGCATGGGAGAAAGAGCTGGCAACGCGTCATTGGAAGAAGTGGTCTTGGCACTTCACAGTCTCTATGGTTATGAGACCGGAATTGAACGGGCTAAAATGCCATTATTGACAGAGCAGGTAAGACAAATAAAAAAATAA
- the rnmV gene encoding ribonuclease M5, which yields MLKEVIIVEGKQDIVAVKKAIDAECIATGGYSLLTKTIEKIGQAYEKRGIIILTDPDSPGERIRRYLVKRFPYAQHAYISRAAATANGDIGVEQASAQSIRLALAKLHCTTFEPGNEFTYADLVDDNLTGHSDAAIRRKLLGEILGIGYANAKTFLQRLNHYGVTRAAYQAAIIQLEAKQ from the coding sequence ATGCTAAAGGAAGTCATTATTGTTGAAGGAAAACAGGATATTGTAGCTGTAAAGAAGGCCATTGATGCAGAGTGCATTGCAACAGGCGGTTATTCTCTGCTTACAAAAACGATTGAAAAAATCGGACAGGCATATGAAAAACGTGGGATTATTATTTTGACTGATCCCGATAGCCCTGGCGAGAGAATTCGCAGGTATCTTGTTAAACGATTTCCCTATGCACAGCATGCCTATATTTCTCGTGCTGCTGCTACAGCGAATGGTGATATTGGCGTTGAACAGGCTTCAGCTCAGTCTATTCGTTTAGCGCTTGCTAAACTTCATTGTACGACGTTTGAACCTGGAAATGAATTTACCTATGCTGACTTGGTTGATGACAATTTAACGGGCCACAGTGATGCGGCAATTCGTCGTAAATTGCTTGGTGAAATACTTGGAATTGGTTATGCTAATGCCAAGACTTTTTTGCAGCGACTCAATCACTATGGTGTTACCCGCGCGGCTTATCAAGCGGCTATCATTCAATTGGAGGCAAAACAATGA
- a CDS encoding glycosyltransferase family 2 protein — translation MITVVIPAKNEAGRITTVLQNVATLPIDHIILIINGTTDTTLQEVLNLPIDKLQIIYFHECLGIDVPRAIGAKMAYSLGSDVVLFVDGDMVGTFNENLVELIEGIQLKHLDMALTNCYPSPPRHIERYNPTFQWRYNVTHELGLDKKLGLATPAHGPHAVSRRLLESIPLQELSIPPVSLALARLSKLRIDVATTIPHYRLGSSVKNYIHSNKIIDTIVGDCLEAIAVFHGKPRTRQWQNKTYSGYHTARRFDLLENFLGTTKQT, via the coding sequence ATGATTACTGTAGTCATTCCTGCTAAAAACGAAGCAGGCCGTATTACAACAGTGCTGCAAAACGTCGCCACTCTCCCAATCGACCATATCATTCTCATTATTAATGGAACAACCGATACGACTCTCCAAGAAGTCCTCAATCTCCCCATTGACAAGTTACAGATTATTTATTTTCACGAATGTCTAGGCATTGATGTCCCCCGGGCAATCGGCGCAAAAATGGCTTATTCCTTAGGCAGTGACGTTGTTTTATTTGTTGATGGAGACATGGTAGGTACATTCAATGAAAATTTAGTAGAACTTATAGAGGGTATCCAGCTCAAACATTTAGATATGGCTCTCACCAACTGTTATCCCTCACCACCCCGTCATATTGAACGTTATAATCCAACCTTTCAGTGGCGCTATAATGTCACGCACGAATTAGGACTAGATAAAAAGCTTGGACTAGCAACACCAGCACATGGCCCTCATGCCGTTTCACGCCGTCTATTAGAATCCATTCCACTCCAAGAACTTTCTATTCCACCTGTCTCACTGGCGTTGGCCCGCTTAAGCAAATTACGCATTGATGTTGCCACTACAATTCCCCATTACCGATTGGGATCTTCTGTAAAGAACTACATTCACAGCAACAAAATTATTGATACGATTGTTGGCGATTGTTTAGAAGCTATCGCGGTATTTCACGGTAAGCCCCGGACAAGACAATGGCAAAACAAAACCTACTCAGGATATCATACAGCCCGGCGATTTGATTTATTAGAAAATTTTTTAGGAACGACAAAACAAACCTAA
- a CDS encoding hydrogenase maturation nickel metallochaperone HypA: MNENDRYCKPKYEQWEDGKSCCQMKKEPKFCGCKPTKKCLKTFDCTFKLYRLSYCRLYKVCQSCGHEYDFHHHGGVCPRCGTQFYHMGMSMDMMDPE, encoded by the coding sequence GTGAACGAAAATGATCGCTATTGTAAACCAAAATATGAGCAATGGGAAGACGGAAAGAGTTGTTGCCAGATGAAGAAAGAGCCCAAATTTTGTGGCTGCAAACCGACGAAAAAGTGTTTAAAGACCTTTGACTGTACATTTAAACTGTACCGCTTATCGTACTGCAGACTCTATAAAGTCTGTCAATCTTGCGGCCATGAATATGATTTTCACCACCATGGCGGTGTCTGTCCTAGATGCGGCACCCAGTTTTACCATATGGGCATGAGTATGGATATGATGGACCCTGAATGA
- the rsmA gene encoding 16S rRNA (adenine(1518)-N(6)/adenine(1519)-N(6))-dimethyltransferase RsmA has protein sequence MKAPCIAQRDVTLHILKTFHLVMNKKLGQNFLIDSHVVNKIVEAAEITPEDKVLEIGPGIGTLTQGLAEAGASVVGVELDKKLIDVLGKTLADYDQVRIVHGDILKIDISREIAAESYKVVANLPYYITTPIIMKLLEERLPISLLVTMIQKEVALRMIASPGSKDYGALSVAVQYYTEPEIVFIVPPASFIPAPAVHSAVLRCRIRKMPPIAVESERDFFKVVKAAFCQRRKTLSNSLKGGGFEANDIATMLDRAKIEGQRRGETLALADFGALANAYTALIRERG, from the coding sequence ATGAAAGCTCCCTGTATTGCGCAGCGTGATGTGACGTTACATATTTTGAAAACTTTTCATCTTGTTATGAATAAGAAATTAGGTCAGAATTTCTTGATTGATTCGCATGTTGTCAATAAGATTGTTGAGGCTGCGGAAATTACCCCGGAGGATAAGGTTTTGGAGATTGGTCCGGGCATTGGTACTTTGACCCAAGGGTTGGCAGAAGCAGGCGCAAGTGTTGTGGGTGTGGAGCTAGATAAAAAATTGATTGATGTTCTTGGTAAAACGCTTGCTGATTATGATCAGGTTCGTATTGTGCATGGTGATATTTTAAAAATCGACATTTCTCGGGAAATAGCAGCGGAATCCTATAAAGTTGTTGCTAATTTGCCTTATTATATTACAACACCCATTATTATGAAGCTTCTTGAAGAACGGCTTCCCATTTCCTTACTTGTTACGATGATTCAAAAAGAAGTAGCTTTAAGGATGATTGCCAGTCCGGGCAGTAAGGACTATGGTGCCCTCTCTGTTGCTGTTCAATATTATACAGAGCCGGAAATTGTTTTTATTGTTCCGCCCGCGTCATTTATTCCAGCTCCTGCTGTTCATTCAGCTGTGTTACGTTGCCGGATTCGTAAAATGCCACCGATTGCTGTTGAAAGTGAAAGGGATTTTTTTAAGGTAGTCAAGGCGGCTTTTTGCCAACGGCGTAAAACGCTTAGCAATTCCTTGAAAGGCGGGGGTTTTGAAGCAAATGACATAGCCACCATGCTTGATAGGGCAAAAATTGAGGGCCAACGACGTGGTGAAACATTGGCCCTTGCTGATTTTGGTGCTTTAGCTAATGCTTATACGGCACTGATTCGTGAAAGAGGATAG